Genomic DNA from Cytophagales bacterium:
GTAAATGGTTGTGATAGTGTACTTGCAACTACATTAACAGTTAATCCAACGTATAATGTTTCTTCATCAGATACTATATGTGATGGTGATAGCTTATTTATTGGCGGTGCATGGCAAACAACCCCGGGAATTTATTATGATACCAGTACAGTGAATGGTTGTGATAGCATACTTGCAACTACTTTAACAGTTAATCTTACATATTTTACTCCATTGTCAGATACTATATGTAATGGTGATAGCTCATTGATTGGCGGTGCATGGCAAACAGCGCAGGGAACGTATTATGATACTTTACCTACTGTTAATGGTTGTGATAGCGTACTTGCAACTACATTAACAGTTAATCTAACTTATAATGTTTCTTCATCAGATACTATATGCGATGGTGATAGCTTATATATTGGCGGTGCATGGCAAACAGCGCAGGGAACCTATTATGATACTTCAGCTACTGTAAATGGTTGTGATAGCGTAATTGCAACTACATTAACAGTTAATCCAACGTATAATGTTTCTTCATCGGATACTATATGTGCTGGTGATAGTGTATTTATTGGCGGTGCATGGCAAACAACCCCGGGAATTTATTACGATACCAGTACGGTGAATGGCTGTGATAGTATTATTATAACTACCTTAACGGTAAACCAAAATGATACTATTACAGCAGCAAAGAGTATATGCTTTGGTGATAGCATATTTTTAGGGGGCGCTTATCAGACAAATGCAGGTATTTATTACGATACCTATCCGTCAGGTCAAGGTTGCGATAGTGTAGTTATTACAACCTTATCAGTAAACCCATTGCCTCCACCGCCTACAGTAACTATAAATGGCAATCAGTTGGCATCAAGCCCCGCCAACGCTTATCAATGGTATTATTATGATACCCTAATTGTAGGTGCAATATCACAGTTCTATACTGCCACACAAACAGGTTTTTATTCTGTGATGATTGCAGATATTAATGGCTGCTGGTCTGTATCTAACCCGTATTTTGTAACAGTTACATCAATCAATGAGATTGAATTTTTAAATAATTTGAACATATATCCTAACCCAAATACAGGCGAATTAATGATAGAAATGCTTGTCCTGAACGAAGTGAAGGAACTCCAAATTAAATTATTGAATTTAAAGGGTCAAGAGATATACAAAGAAAAACTATATCAGTATTCAGGTTTTTTACAAAAGAAGATTGATTTAATCCTATATCCAAAAGGGGTTTATATCCTGCAAGTGATTACAAATAATGTCGTTGTAAATAAAAAAGTAGTTTTTGAATAGCAACTTTTTCTTTCTCTGTTATTTTCATTGTAAATTCTACGATAGTTTCTATATAAGGAAAAAAACAATGTGCTACAAGGGTAGGCGTGGGGATGGGAAAACAAAAATTTAATTGCAACTAACATATCAATAAATTTATGTGCGGGGTAACCATTTATTAACTGTTTTTAACCTGTTCGTAATTATGCTGTATTAATTAAGTCGTTATGTATAGTTTGCGTGGTTTAAATCTTCTCAATCACAATAGCCGAAGCCCCGCCACCTCCGTTACAAATACCGGTAACGCCAATTTTTCCTCCATTTTTTGCCAATACATTGGTAAGAGTGGTCACTATTCTTGCACCTGAACAACCAAGCGGATGTCCCAAAGAAACTGCTCCTCCAAAAACATTCACCTTTGCAGGATCAAGGTTGAGTTTTTGATTGTTTGCTATCGAAACTACTGCAAAAGCTTCATTGATCTCATAATAATCTACTTCTGCTTGATCTAATCCTGCATTTTTCAGAGCCTTAGGTATAGCTAATGATGGAGTAGTGGTAAACCATTCAGGCGCCTGTGCAGCATCAGCAAAACCAAGTATTTTAGCGATAGGTAACACACCCAACGATTCAGCTTTTTCTTTGCTCATCAATACCAGGGCAGAAGCTCCGTCATTGATTGTAGAAGCATTGGCAGCAGTAACCGTTCCTTCTTTGTCAAAAACCGGTCTTAAGTCGGATATTTTTTCAAAATTTACTTTTTTGAATTCCTCGTCTTCCGATACAATGATCGGATCTTTTTTCTTTTGCGGTATTTCAACCGGAATAATTTCATTTTTAAAATCACCGTTTTTTGTAGCGGCAGCAGACTTTTTGTAAGATTCTATGGCAAACTCATCCTGCATACCACGGGTAATATTCATTTGTTTTGCCGTATTTTCGGCTGCAATGCCCATGTGGTAATTGTTGTAAACATCCCACAATCCGTCCTTTATCAATCCATCAACAAATTGGCCGTGACCCAACTTATACCCGTAACGTGCTTTTTCTACATAATAAGGGACGTTTGACATGCTTTCCATGCCACCTGCAACCACCACATCATTAAATCCTAACATGATGCTTTGTGCACCCAACATGATCGCTTTGGAACCTGACGCACATACTTTATTTACCGTAGTACAGGGTACAGTATTGCTAATACCCGCAAATATGACTGCCTGACGGGCAGGCGCCTGCCCTAAGCCGGCAGATAAAACGTTGCCGAAGTATACTTCCTGTACTTCAGCAGCATCTATACTAACTTTTTCCAGGGCTCCTTTAATAGCAACAGAACCTAATTGTACAGCAGTGAGGCTGGATAAAC
This window encodes:
- a CDS encoding acetyl-CoA C-acyltransferase; protein product: MKEVFIISAVRTPIGSFGGSLSSLTAVQLGSVAIKGALEKVSIDAAEVQEVYFGNVLSAGLGQAPARQAVIFAGISNTVPCTTVNKVCASGSKAIMLGAQSIMLGFNDVVVAGGMESMSNVPYYVEKARYGYKLGHGQFVDGLIKDGLWDVYNNYHMGIAAENTAKQMNITRGMQDEFAIESYKKSAAATKNGDFKNEIIPVEIPQKKKDPIIVSEDEEFKKVNFEKISDLRPVFDKEGTVTAANASTINDGASALVLMSKEKAESLGVLPIAKILGFADAAQAPEWFTTTPSLAIPKALKNAGLDQAEVDYYEINEAFAVVSIANNQKLNLDPAKVNVFGGAVSLGHPLGCSGARIVTTLTNVLAKNGGKIGVTGICNGGGGASAIVIEKI